In Pelodiscus sinensis isolate JC-2024 chromosome 2, ASM4963464v1, whole genome shotgun sequence, the following proteins share a genomic window:
- the SKIDA1 gene encoding SKI/DACH domain-containing protein 1 yields the protein MGDLKSGFEEVDGVRLGYLIIKGKQMFALSQVFTDLLKNIPRTTVHKRMDHLKVKKHHCDLEELRKLKAINSIAFHAAKCTLISREDVEALYTSCKTERVLKTKRRKISRALSTPDLQPQHTATDPYSSFWKENKLWLGLNESAQPLPIRRKASRPGDTGLLPASDLPHIFSKYTGHSYPEIARSPCKHPLNYETAPVVGNYVTFHPDPPYFRSVLCSKHPAAAAAAAAYYYQSAAAAIAQTKLAAAAAAGSPVGLTYRYKRKRACEAAPKDCLLTAPGSARRLLIVPRPCKPRGAAAAAGTAACLERFHLGNGFCTSQQPHAGSFPESYSSDSESSSYSDHAANDSDFGSSLSSTSNSVSSEEEEDEEEEEGSGLSDSSEVSSEEEDTTSESDSSSVSSQVSVQSIRFRRTSFCSPPSMAQANFLYHLAAAAPSKPPASEEAGRLSDLQSAQCGVKSELPEEWSHQSWAPKAPPVCCSGSPGSCFAEIRDDRVSEITFPHPAFSNNAKSTDLTINCAAKGASSPSPKTNNAFPQQRIFREARKCLQATTTHCAHNNTIAARFLNNDSSSTAANSEEDSKIPHCIEFATDLPSLQTDWEGDAAPATAAAELECTDPGNKTLPFLHNIKIKIEDSSANEEYEPDLSKHKLKCECNETKDEFNSVTESNNPDILLTAKEDSACTEKETTSLNALTQSQVLSCTLGTPKPEDGEYKFGARVRKNYRTLVLGKRPVLQTPPVKPNLKSARSPRPTGKIETHEGTLDDFTVTNRRKRVASNVASAVKRPFNFMANFPCPPSLIIGNDGDLLPAYSLNTTKDSQPPHKAHPVWKWQLGGSAIPLPPSHKFRKFN from the coding sequence ATGGGAGACTTGAAGTCGGGTTTTGAAGAGGTGGATGGCGTGAGGCTCGGCTACCTCATCATTAAAGGAAAGCAAATGTTTGCACTCTCTCAGGTTTTTACAGACCTGCTTAAAAACATCCCGAGAACTACAGTGCACAAACGAATGGatcatttaaaagtaaaaaagcaTCACTGCGACCTGGAGGAGTTGAGGAAACTCAAAGCCATCAACTCCATCGCTTTCCATGCAGCCAAATGCACACTGATATCTAGAGAGGACGTCGAAGCTCTTTACACTTCCTGCAAAACGGAACGGGTCCTTAAGACAAAAAGGAGGAAAATAAGCCGGGCATTGTCAACTCCCGATCTTCAACCGCAGCACACAGCCACCGACCCTTACTCCAGCTTTTGGAAAGAGAACAAACTTTGGCTGGGTTTGAATGAATCCGCTCAGCCCCTGCCAATTAGAAGAAAAGCTTCGCGTCCCGGAGACACAGGCTTGCTACCGGCCTCTGATCTACCTCACATTTTTAGTAAATACACTGGCCACAGCTACCCAGAGATCGCGCGCTCGCCTTGCAAACACCCTTTAAACTATGAAACTGCCCCGGTCGTGGGCAACTATGTCACCTTTCACCCGGATCCCCCTTATTTTCGGAGCGTCCTGTGCAGCAAGCACCCGGCTGCCGCGGCTGCCGCGGCTGCGTATTATTACCAGTCCGCCGCCGCCGCCATTGCTCAGACCAAGttagcggcggcggcggcggcagggaGCCCGGTGGGTCTGACTTACAGATACAAAAGGAAAAGAGCCTGCGAGGCCGCCCCGAAGGACTGCTTATTAACCGCCCCCGGCAGCGCCAGGCGGCTCCTGATCGTGCCCCGGCCCTGCAAGCCCAGaggagcggcggcggcggcgggcacGGCCGCTTGCTTGGAGCGATTTCACCTCGGCAATGGCTTTTGCACTTCTCAGCAGCCGCACGCAGGCAGCTTCCCCGAGAGCTACAGCAGCGACTCGGAGTCCAGCTCTTACTCCGACCACGCGGCCAACGACTCGGACTTCGGCTCCAGCCTCTCCAGCACCAGCAACTCCGTGTcctcggaggaggaggaggacgaagaggaggaggagggcagcggcCTCTCGGACTCCAGCGAGGTCAGCTCCGAGGAGGAGGATACGACCTCCGAGTCCGACTCCAGCTCAGTGTCCAGCCAGGTCTCGGTGCAAAGCATCCGCTTCAGGCGAACCAGTttctgcagcccccccagcatggcccaggccaACTTCTTGTATCACTTGGCCGCGGCCGCCCCCAGCAAACCGCCAGCTTCCGAGGAGGCCGGTAGGCTCTCCGACCTCCAAAGTGCTCAGTGTGGTGTCAAATCGGAGTTGCCAGAGGAATGGAGTCATCAAAGCTGGGCACCCAAAGCACCTCCAGTGTGTTGCTCCGGCAGCCCTGGCAGTTGTTTTGCTGAGATAAGGGATGATAGGGTATCTGAGATCACATTCCCACACCCTGCATTTTCCAATAACGCAAAGAGTACTGACCTAACAATTAACTGTGCTGCAAAGGGGGCCTCTTCACCTAGCCCAAAGACAAACAATGCATTTCCACAACAAAGAATATTCCGAGAGGCAAGGAAATGCCTTCAAGCAACAACTACACACTGTGCACATAACAATACAATAGCTGCTAGGTTCTTAAATAATGATTCTTCATCAACAGCAGCAAATTCAGAAGAAGATTCCAAAATCCCTCATTGTATTGAATTTGCCACGGATTTGCCCTCTTTGCAAACTGATTGGGAGGGGGATGCtgctcctgccacagcagctgctgAGCTTGAGTGCACTGATCCAGGCAATAAGACATTGCCATTCCTGCACAATATTAAAATCAAAATAGAGGATAGCAGTGCCAATGAAGAATATGAACCCGACCTTTCCAAACATAAGCTAAAGTGTGAGTGCAATGAGACTAAGGATGAGTTTAACAGTGTGACTGAGAGTAATAACCCGGACATTTTATTAACAGCCAAGGAAGATTCTGCATGCACTGAGAAAGAAACCACTTCCTTAAATGCGCTGACTCAGAGTCAGGTCCTTTCATGCACTTTAGGTACTCCAAAACCTGAGGATGGGGAGTATAAATTTGGAGCGAGGGTGAGAAAAAATTACAGGACATTGGTTTTGGGAAAGCGACCTGTACTGCAGACTCCTCCAGTCAAACCAAATTTGAAATCAGCTAGAAGCCCACGTCCTACAGGTAAAATTGAGACACATGAAGGAACACTGGATGATTTTACAGTTACCAATAGACGCAAAAGAGTAGCCAGCAATGTAGCATCAGCAGTGAAAAGGCCGTTTAATTTCATGGCAAATTTTCCCTGTCCACCGTCACTAATTATTGGCAATGATGGGGATTTGTTGCCAGCTTATTCCTTAAACACCACTAAGGATTCCCAACCACCTCACAAGGCCCATCCTGTATGGAAATGGCAGTTGGGCGGTTCTGCAATACCTCTTCCACCTAGCCACAAATTCAGgaaatttaattaa